Proteins found in one Microcella daejeonensis genomic segment:
- a CDS encoding inositol monophosphatase family protein — protein sequence MTEHPDLATDLAADLDLALDLAAQADAVSLSRFRAMDLAVTTKPDRTPVTDADREVERVIREGLTAARPDDGVLGEELGTSDGTGAGIHRQWIIDPIDGTANFLRGNPIWGTLIALAIDGVPVVGVVSSPALEQRWWAARGHGAFTARTGAHHDRDARPLRVSGVETLADAVVSYNSLPGWDDAGRLDGLLALARASWRARAIGDMWSYMLVAEGVLDVAGEFDLQPYDMAALQPIIEEAGGRFTSVDGEEGPWHGSALATNGLLHEEALALVRATGAPS from the coding sequence GTGACCGAGCATCCCGACCTCGCAACCGATCTCGCCGCCGACCTGGACCTGGCCCTCGACCTCGCCGCGCAGGCCGACGCCGTCTCGCTCTCGCGGTTCCGCGCCATGGACCTCGCCGTGACGACGAAGCCCGACCGCACCCCCGTGACCGACGCCGATCGCGAGGTCGAGCGGGTGATCCGCGAGGGCCTCACCGCCGCCCGCCCCGACGACGGCGTGCTGGGCGAGGAGCTCGGCACCTCCGACGGCACCGGTGCGGGCATCCACCGCCAGTGGATCATCGACCCCATCGACGGCACCGCCAACTTCCTGCGCGGCAACCCCATCTGGGGCACCCTCATCGCGCTCGCGATCGACGGCGTGCCGGTCGTCGGCGTCGTCAGCTCCCCCGCCCTCGAGCAGCGCTGGTGGGCGGCCCGCGGGCACGGCGCCTTCACCGCGCGCACCGGGGCGCATCACGATCGGGATGCCCGGCCGCTGCGCGTGAGCGGCGTCGAGACCCTCGCCGACGCCGTCGTGTCGTACAACAGCCTGCCCGGCTGGGACGACGCGGGTCGCCTCGACGGCCTGCTCGCCCTCGCCCGGGCGAGCTGGCGGGCCCGGGCCATCGGCGACATGTGGTCGTACATGCTCGTCGCGGAGGGCGTGCTCGACGTCGCGGGGGAGTTCGACCTGCAGCCCTACGACATGGCGGCCCTGCAGCCCATCATCGAGGAGGCCGGCGGGCGCTTCACCTCGGTCGACGGCGAGGAGGGGCCGTGGCACGGCTCGGCGCTCGCCACGAACGGGCTGCTGCACGAGGAGGCCCTC